In Edaphobacter dinghuensis, one genomic interval encodes:
- a CDS encoding DUF899 domain-containing protein has translation MISNEQTAAMKKPPVVSAEQWQKAWEEMLVKEKAHTRSRDALAAERRRMPWLAVEKDYVFEGAQGKVSLLDLFEGRRQLVLYRAFYDSDVYGWPDHACVGCSLGADQVSHLSHLHARNTTLAYASRGSQENIARLKQRMGWERIPWYTITDDFDKDFGVDQWHGHNVFFRDENDKIFRTYFINNRGDEVMGSVWNYLDVTPLGRQEDWEDSPEGYPQTPRYKWWRWHDAYGSEDAGLTKTIEKGMELLNL, from the coding sequence ATGATCAGTAATGAGCAGACCGCAGCGATGAAGAAACCTCCGGTAGTGTCGGCGGAGCAATGGCAGAAGGCGTGGGAGGAGATGCTGGTCAAAGAGAAGGCGCACACTCGCTCACGCGACGCGCTGGCGGCAGAGCGGCGGCGGATGCCGTGGCTTGCGGTCGAGAAAGATTATGTCTTCGAAGGCGCGCAGGGGAAGGTCTCGCTGCTCGATCTCTTTGAAGGCCGACGGCAGCTTGTGCTCTATCGCGCCTTCTACGATTCAGACGTCTACGGCTGGCCCGACCATGCATGTGTCGGTTGCTCGCTGGGCGCGGACCAGGTCTCGCACCTCTCGCACCTGCACGCGCGAAACACCACGCTGGCCTATGCCTCGCGCGGATCGCAGGAAAACATTGCCCGTTTAAAACAGCGCATGGGCTGGGAGAGAATTCCCTGGTACACCATTACCGACGACTTCGATAAGGACTTCGGCGTGGACCAGTGGCACGGGCACAACGTCTTCTTCCGCGACGAAAACGACAAGATCTTCCGCACGTACTTCATCAACAACCGTGGCGATGAAGTCATGGGCAGCGTGTGGAATTACCTGGATGTCACGCCGCTGGGACGACAGGAGGATTGGGAGGATTCTCCGGAGGGCTATCCGCAGACGCCTCGCTACAAGTGGTGGCGGTGGCACGATGCTTATGGCAGCGAGGACGCCGGACTGACCAAAACGATTGAGAAGGGCATGGAGCTCCTAAACCTGTAA
- a CDS encoding PEP-CTERM sorting domain-containing protein — MRLVSLRLLLSLFLMAALPTAFADTVTWATWNTPTVLSPIAGIETGTIGSVNVTYVGELQFVNVSNAGNFNYFQPTSTYVGGVVGNASTNGGMIGIDGLAGVTDTFTFSTPVSGLVLSEVSLGQAGIGTNYTFNDGFSIVACGPNVVYGGSCITQSGDTMIGHEGDGTIVFSGGPITSLSFTTANPEYWNGFTIGLLPQQTSPTPEPGTITLLGTGLLGLVGVARRRFLA, encoded by the coding sequence ATGCGCCTCGTCTCTCTTCGCCTTCTCCTCAGCCTGTTTTTAATGGCTGCGCTTCCAACCGCCTTTGCAGATACAGTCACTTGGGCTACCTGGAATACGCCAACGGTGCTCAGCCCCATAGCTGGAATCGAAACCGGCACCATTGGCAGCGTTAACGTCACCTACGTTGGTGAACTTCAGTTCGTTAATGTTTCCAACGCCGGCAACTTCAATTACTTCCAACCCACCTCCACCTATGTCGGCGGAGTCGTGGGCAATGCTTCCACCAATGGCGGCATGATCGGTATCGACGGCCTTGCCGGAGTGACCGATACGTTTACCTTTTCCACTCCTGTCAGCGGCCTTGTCCTCTCTGAGGTCAGTCTCGGCCAAGCCGGGATTGGTACAAACTACACCTTCAATGACGGCTTCAGCATTGTGGCCTGCGGTCCAAACGTCGTCTACGGTGGCAGTTGCATCACCCAGAGTGGAGACACCATGATCGGCCATGAGGGAGACGGAACCATCGTCTTCTCCGGAGGGCCCATCACTTCACTCTCCTTTACCACTGCGAACCCCGAATACTGGAACGGCTTCACCATTGGCCTTCTTCCACAACAAACAAGCCCAACCCCCGAGCCTGGGACGATTACCCTGCTCGGTACCGGCCTTCTGGGTCTGGTCGGCGTAGCCCGTCGCAGATTCCTCGCTTGA
- a CDS encoding gamma carbonic anhydrase family protein — translation MIRSYQGITPTVPSSCYVDVSAQVIGDVVLGEQASIWMNAVVRGDVNSIRIGAKSNVQDCAVLHGMRNLYPVIVGEMVTIGHNATVHGCVLEDAVLVGIGATILNNARIGEGSIIAAGAVIPEQMVIPPNSLVAGVPGKIRRTLGDEDRKLILKYAQNYLDYTAIYLAEK, via the coding sequence ATGATCCGCAGTTATCAGGGAATTACGCCCACCGTGCCGAGCAGTTGCTACGTCGACGTCTCGGCACAGGTGATCGGCGATGTCGTTCTGGGCGAGCAGGCGAGTATATGGATGAACGCCGTTGTGCGCGGCGACGTGAACTCCATCCGCATCGGCGCGAAGAGCAACGTGCAGGATTGCGCAGTGCTGCACGGGATGCGGAATCTGTATCCGGTCATTGTGGGCGAGATGGTGACGATCGGCCACAATGCTACCGTGCATGGATGCGTGCTCGAAGACGCAGTGCTGGTGGGCATTGGCGCAACGATCCTGAATAACGCCCGCATCGGCGAGGGCAGCATCATCGCCGCCGGAGCGGTGATTCCGGAGCAGATGGTGATTCCGCCGAACTCACTGGTAGCAGGCGTTCCGGGCAAAATTCGCCGCACCCTTGGCGATGAAGATCGCAAGCTGATCCTGAAGTATGCCCAGAACTATCTCGACTACACGGCGATTTATCTGGCTGAAAAATAG
- a CDS encoding dipeptidase: MPIKIFDGHNDVVQHLREYRPDGIDFLEHSATGHLDLPRAQAGGMFGGFFALGVFGKYNAAEDLTITETGYEVRMAAPLDPVATYKEITLQLAALRSVEHRSLGKIRIATTVDQIEQAHRDDAFAILLHMEGADPIGPELHELGELYRSGLRSLGLVWSRPNIFGHGVPFAYPRTPDTGPGLTPAGKDLVRECNRLGVMIDLAHLNERGFWDVAALTKSPLVVTHTCVHAISPTARNLTDRQLDAIRESNGVVGMNFSVGDVRPDGQRNADTPLTLVAQHIAYLVDRLGIDRVAIGSDFDGATIPAPIGDASGLPHLIEALRQHGFDDEDLEKIAYKNWMRVLRLSLR, from the coding sequence ATGCCGATTAAAATCTTCGACGGACACAACGACGTTGTTCAGCATCTCCGCGAGTACCGCCCTGACGGTATCGACTTCCTCGAACATTCCGCCACTGGCCACCTCGATCTCCCCCGTGCTCAGGCTGGCGGAATGTTCGGCGGCTTCTTCGCGCTTGGCGTCTTCGGCAAATACAACGCAGCCGAAGACCTCACTATCACCGAGACCGGCTACGAAGTCCGCATGGCTGCACCACTCGATCCCGTAGCCACCTACAAAGAGATCACTCTCCAACTCGCCGCGCTGCGATCTGTCGAACATCGCTCCCTCGGCAAAATCCGCATCGCCACCACCGTCGACCAGATCGAGCAGGCCCACCGCGACGATGCCTTCGCGATCCTCCTCCACATGGAAGGAGCAGACCCCATCGGTCCCGAGCTTCATGAACTAGGCGAGCTTTATCGCTCCGGCCTGCGCTCGCTCGGCCTCGTCTGGAGCCGCCCCAACATCTTCGGTCACGGCGTTCCCTTCGCCTATCCGCGCACGCCCGACACCGGCCCCGGCCTCACGCCTGCCGGAAAAGATCTCGTCCGCGAGTGCAACCGCCTCGGCGTCATGATCGACCTCGCTCATCTCAACGAGCGCGGCTTCTGGGACGTCGCCGCCCTCACCAAATCGCCGCTCGTCGTCACCCACACCTGCGTCCACGCCATCTCTCCTACGGCCCGCAACCTCACCGACCGCCAACTCGACGCTATCCGCGAATCCAACGGCGTCGTCGGCATGAACTTCTCCGTCGGAGACGTCCGTCCTGACGGCCAACGCAACGCAGACACGCCACTCACCCTCGTCGCGCAGCACATCGCCTACCTCGTCGACCGTCTCGGCATCGACCGTGTCGCCATCGGCTCCGACTTCGACGGCGCCACTATCCCCGCGCCCATCGGCGACGCCAGCGGCCTCCCTCACCTCATCGAAGCGCTGCGCCAGCACGGCTTCGACGACGAAGACCTCGAAAAAATCGCCTACAAAAACTGGATGCGCGTCCTCCGTCTCTCCCTCCGCTAG
- a CDS encoding GDSL-type esterase/lipase family protein → MTVTRILAKLLSGVVLLPVVVWGQATVAPAPSTADMARTIAAMQAKLADWPQLEHYRTANAALPPVAAGEQRVIFFGASVAEFWSTRGAPFFPGKPYIDRGIGGQNSAQMLVRFRQDVINLHPAAVVFLEGTNDVSQNMTAEMSENNWQSIIELAKANGIPMILTSITPSTHFPWKPEMHPAETIRQLNAWLKDYAANHSLIYLDFYPALANADGGMKADLTVDGVHPNKQGYAAMAPLAQAGIDQALGRR, encoded by the coding sequence ATGACTGTGACGCGTATTCTCGCCAAACTGCTTTCTGGTGTGGTTCTCTTGCCTGTTGTCGTCTGGGGGCAAGCGACTGTCGCTCCTGCACCCTCTACAGCCGACATGGCCAGAACGATCGCCGCGATGCAGGCGAAACTGGCGGACTGGCCTCAGTTAGAGCACTATCGCACAGCCAATGCCGCGCTGCCTCCCGTCGCTGCGGGCGAGCAGCGCGTGATCTTCTTCGGAGCATCGGTAGCGGAGTTCTGGAGCACCCGGGGCGCGCCGTTCTTTCCCGGCAAGCCTTATATCGATCGCGGCATCGGAGGACAAAACTCGGCGCAGATGCTGGTGCGGTTTCGACAGGATGTGATCAACCTGCATCCGGCGGCGGTCGTGTTCCTGGAGGGCACGAATGATGTCTCCCAGAACATGACGGCGGAGATGTCGGAGAACAACTGGCAGTCGATCATCGAGCTGGCGAAGGCAAATGGGATTCCGATGATCCTGACCTCGATAACACCCTCAACCCATTTTCCCTGGAAACCCGAGATGCACCCGGCAGAGACGATTCGCCAGTTGAACGCGTGGCTGAAGGACTATGCCGCCAACCATTCGCTGATCTACCTGGACTTCTACCCTGCGCTGGCCAACGCTGACGGCGGCATGAAGGCCGACCTTACGGTAGACGGCGTTCATCCGAACAAGCAGGGCTATGCGGCGATGGCTCCTCTGGCACAGGCGGGCATCGATCAGGCGCTTGGCCGGCGGTAG
- a CDS encoding SGNH/GDSL hydrolase family protein, whose translation MKMFARAFLLACVPLLTAGVYGQTAAPASTAAPATDAATAKEIASMKAKLNDWPALDRYRAENAALPPVAAGEQRVVFYGDSITDGWGRRPGTGTFFPGKPYINRGISGQTTPQMVVRFRQDVIDLHPAAVLILAGTNDVAGNTGPMTPEMTEDNFRSMADLAHANGIKVILASITPAFDYPWKRGMEPAPKIRAINAWLKDYCEQHGYTYLDYYTSLTDSEGGMKPGISFDGVHPNEKGYAIMAPLAQAAIDKTLGAQ comes from the coding sequence ATGAAGATGTTTGCCCGTGCTTTTCTGCTCGCGTGTGTCCCCTTGCTGACGGCTGGCGTCTATGGCCAGACGGCGGCTCCAGCTTCGACGGCAGCTCCGGCGACCGACGCTGCAACAGCAAAAGAGATCGCCAGCATGAAAGCAAAGCTGAATGACTGGCCGGCGCTGGATCGCTATCGCGCGGAGAACGCCGCGCTGCCCCCGGTCGCTGCGGGCGAGCAGCGCGTGGTCTTCTATGGCGACTCGATTACCGACGGCTGGGGCCGTCGTCCAGGGACAGGCACCTTCTTTCCGGGCAAGCCTTACATCAACCGCGGCATCAGCGGACAGACCACGCCGCAGATGGTGGTGCGTTTTCGTCAGGATGTGATCGATCTGCATCCGGCAGCAGTGCTGATTCTGGCGGGAACGAACGACGTTGCCGGAAACACCGGGCCGATGACGCCGGAGATGACAGAGGACAACTTCCGCTCCATGGCCGATCTGGCCCATGCGAACGGTATCAAGGTGATCCTTGCCTCAATCACGCCTGCGTTCGATTATCCGTGGAAGCGCGGGATGGAGCCTGCACCGAAGATTCGCGCAATTAACGCGTGGCTGAAAGACTATTGCGAGCAGCACGGATACACCTATCTGGACTACTACACGTCGCTGACGGATTCGGAAGGCGGCATGAAGCCGGGCATCAGCTTCGACGGTGTGCACCCCAACGAAAAGGGCTACGCGATCATGGCTCCCCTGGCGCAGGCGGCAATCGACAAAACTTTGGGAGCCCAGTGA
- a CDS encoding Bax inhibitor-1/YccA family protein encodes MAMNDYNLSNSYYNTIDVPREETASLLAKVLAITSVGFFITSIGVATAPAWGTFVGFIVVLGLVFAISFARKASPGLALGMFLVLTYFMGWEIGPLIQRYIHNFGTALVFNAAVTTGCGMAVMGCIAYLFNINYRRITGIGLAALLLLIIAGIASMFFHFLSPDTYSWLTLGIFALLTVGDFARIRAGGNGASAVVLSLSIYLDAINIFMAVLQLMGGRRSRS; translated from the coding sequence ATGGCAATGAACGACTACAACCTCAGCAACAGCTACTACAACACCATCGACGTTCCCCGCGAGGAGACCGCCTCGCTCCTCGCCAAGGTGCTCGCCATCACCTCCGTCGGCTTCTTCATCACCTCCATCGGAGTCGCCACCGCGCCCGCCTGGGGAACCTTCGTCGGCTTCATCGTCGTCCTCGGACTCGTCTTCGCCATCAGCTTTGCGCGCAAGGCCAGCCCCGGCCTCGCACTCGGCATGTTTCTCGTCCTCACCTACTTCATGGGCTGGGAGATCGGCCCGCTCATCCAGCGCTACATCCATAACTTCGGCACTGCGCTCGTCTTCAACGCTGCCGTCACCACCGGATGCGGCATGGCCGTCATGGGCTGCATCGCCTATCTCTTCAACATCAACTACCGCCGCATTACCGGCATCGGACTTGCCGCGCTGCTGCTGTTGATCATCGCCGGCATCGCTAGCATGTTCTTCCACTTCCTCTCGCCGGACACCTATTCCTGGCTCACGCTCGGCATCTTCGCCCTGCTCACCGTAGGCGACTTCGCCCGCATCCGCGCAGGCGGCAACGGCGCATCGGCGGTCGTGCTGTCGCTCTCCATTTATCTCGACGCCATCAACATCTTCATGGCCGTCCTACAACTGATGGGTGGCCGCCGCAGCAGAAGCTAA
- a CDS encoding sugar phosphate isomerase/epimerase family protein codes for MQPGISTHVFLQQRLHSGLLDAMHHSGAQAIEVFAVRHHFDYADRSVVRELASWFQSNDVAATLHQPLYADAEWSRHVAPTLNLIDPEKSRRIDAMDEVKRAIESAEQIPFRAITLHLGLKDERWNTRALENSLTAIEHLKAFAHPLGVKILLENLQNEVTTPEHLLEILRVGHFDNVGITLDVGHAHLSDGGIDAAFELLKSRIAELHLHDNQGTRDDHLWPGSGKIDWKNVAKHIATLPPTTLGILEIAHDLEETAESVAAKAANSWKLFE; via the coding sequence ATGCAACCCGGAATCTCCACTCACGTCTTTCTTCAGCAGCGCCTGCACTCCGGTCTGCTCGACGCCATGCACCACAGCGGCGCTCAGGCCATCGAAGTCTTTGCCGTGCGTCACCACTTCGACTACGCCGACCGCTCCGTCGTCCGTGAGCTTGCTTCCTGGTTTCAATCCAACGACGTCGCTGCCACGCTGCACCAGCCGCTCTACGCCGATGCCGAGTGGAGCCGCCATGTCGCTCCCACGCTTAACCTTATCGATCCCGAAAAGTCGCGCCGCATCGACGCTATGGACGAGGTGAAGCGCGCCATCGAGTCAGCCGAGCAGATCCCCTTCCGCGCCATCACCCTCCATCTCGGCCTTAAGGACGAGCGCTGGAACACCCGCGCGCTTGAAAATTCGCTCACCGCCATCGAGCATCTCAAGGCCTTCGCTCATCCTCTCGGCGTAAAGATCCTGCTCGAAAATTTGCAGAATGAGGTCACCACTCCCGAGCACCTGTTAGAGATTCTCCGAGTAGGCCACTTCGACAACGTAGGCATCACGCTCGATGTCGGCCACGCACATCTAAGCGACGGCGGCATCGACGCAGCGTTCGAGCTGCTCAAGTCGCGTATCGCAGAGCTGCACCTGCACGACAACCAGGGCACGAGGGACGACCACCTCTGGCCTGGCAGCGGCAAGATCGACTGGAAGAACGTAGCCAAGCACATCGCCACGCTGCCGCCAACGACCTTAGGCATTCTCGAAATCGCCCATGATCTCGAAGAGACCGCTGAAAGCGTGGCGGCGAAAGCGGCGAACTCGTGGAAGCTCTTCGAGTAG
- the hisS gene encoding histidine--tRNA ligase: protein MAILKAVRGTRDLLPPETALWNRVEATARAVFARYGFGEIRTPIFEATELFARGVGEETDIVSKEMYTWEDRGRADSDRGQSLTLRPENTAGVVRAYIEHKMADTGMLQKLFYIGPQFRRERPQRGRYRQFWQIGAEVLGPAWSGSDSALRDAEVLEMLATLLDELGIKGWRLALNSVGSSKDRPRYVAALREALAPVKHLMCEDNQRRAETNPLRVLDSKDPNDQEIINGLPKIADYLDDASREHFEQVKAALDACGVAYTVEPRLVRGLDYYTRTTFEFTVPDGSGLGTQNALLGGGRYDGLSEMLGGPKAPGIGFAIGEDRLILTLQAQAEEAAVQKMDIFIAPMGVERNAEALRLAQELRRAGLSVEVGDGAFRLKKSFEAADKLARRMVILGEDELASGILTVKDFAAGEQTKVPRSELAEALRR from the coding sequence ATGGCAATTTTGAAAGCAGTGCGCGGGACACGGGACCTGTTGCCGCCGGAGACGGCGTTGTGGAACCGGGTGGAGGCTACAGCACGGGCGGTCTTCGCTCGTTATGGCTTTGGTGAGATTCGGACGCCGATCTTTGAGGCGACGGAGCTGTTTGCGCGGGGCGTGGGCGAGGAGACGGATATCGTCTCCAAGGAGATGTACACGTGGGAGGACCGCGGACGGGCTGACAGTGATCGCGGCCAAAGCCTGACCCTGCGGCCTGAGAATACGGCTGGTGTGGTTCGCGCCTATATCGAGCACAAGATGGCCGATACGGGGATGCTGCAGAAGCTCTTCTATATAGGACCGCAGTTTCGCCGCGAGCGGCCGCAGCGGGGACGGTACCGGCAGTTCTGGCAGATCGGCGCGGAGGTGCTGGGACCGGCGTGGTCTGGCTCCGACAGCGCGTTGCGCGACGCCGAGGTGCTGGAGATGCTGGCTACCCTTCTGGATGAGCTTGGCATCAAGGGCTGGCGGCTGGCTTTGAACTCGGTCGGTTCTTCGAAGGACAGGCCGCGATATGTTGCCGCGCTGCGTGAGGCGCTGGCTCCGGTGAAGCACCTGATGTGCGAGGACAATCAGCGGCGGGCGGAGACCAATCCGCTGCGAGTGCTGGACTCGAAGGACCCGAACGATCAGGAGATCATCAACGGGCTGCCGAAGATTGCCGATTATCTCGACGACGCTTCACGGGAGCACTTTGAGCAGGTAAAGGCGGCGCTCGATGCCTGCGGCGTGGCGTACACCGTCGAGCCGAGGCTGGTGCGCGGGCTGGACTACTACACGCGCACGACCTTTGAGTTCACCGTGCCCGATGGCAGCGGGCTGGGCACGCAGAACGCCCTGCTGGGCGGCGGACGCTACGACGGTCTGAGCGAGATGCTGGGCGGGCCGAAGGCTCCGGGAATTGGCTTTGCCATCGGCGAGGACCGTCTGATTTTGACGTTGCAGGCGCAGGCGGAAGAAGCGGCAGTCCAGAAAATGGACATATTCATCGCGCCAATGGGCGTGGAGCGCAATGCCGAGGCGCTGCGGCTGGCGCAGGAGCTGCGGCGGGCTGGGCTTTCGGTCGAGGTCGGCGATGGAGCCTTTCGCCTGAAGAAGTCGTTCGAGGCGGCGGACAAACTGGCGCGGCGGATGGTCATTCTCGGCGAGGACGAGCTTGCGTCCGGTATTCTGACAGTGAAGGACTTTGCGGCTGGCGAGCAGACGAAGGTTCCGCGCAGTGAGCTGGCCGAGGCTTTGCGCCGGTAG
- a CDS encoding TIM barrel protein: MNRRQFSQLIAAAGVAQALPRSQAQAPASSHGFRFSVQLWTIEKQAPFDRCLEIVSAAGYEGVELIGEFRKWSVDETRRIMAKMRSLNLHFDMISGVKAGFADPNGAENFLADLKAQFEFAKALQSPQINLKSGPRIDGLSSEAQHTASVENLKRVADLAAVNNIQIVLEPIDPIENPTMYMKSVSQGFAIVRDVASPHVKVLYDFYHEQRAAGNLIEKLEQNFDLVGLVHIADVPNRNQPGTGEIDYANIYKKLAQLKYDKFIAMEFFPAGDPLTILKAARLQALHEQALVNHI; this comes from the coding sequence ATGAACCGTCGCCAGTTTAGCCAATTGATTGCCGCAGCAGGTGTTGCGCAGGCACTTCCGCGTTCGCAGGCCCAGGCCCCAGCCTCTTCTCATGGATTTCGCTTTTCCGTTCAGCTCTGGACCATCGAAAAGCAGGCGCCCTTCGATCGCTGTCTTGAGATCGTCTCTGCCGCCGGCTATGAAGGCGTCGAGCTGATTGGCGAATTTCGCAAGTGGTCCGTTGACGAAACTCGGCGCATCATGGCGAAGATGCGCTCGCTCAACCTCCACTTCGACATGATCAGCGGGGTCAAAGCAGGATTCGCCGATCCAAACGGAGCGGAGAACTTTCTTGCCGATTTGAAGGCGCAATTCGAATTTGCAAAAGCTCTTCAGAGCCCGCAGATTAATCTCAAGTCCGGCCCACGCATCGATGGCTTGTCCTCTGAGGCGCAACATACAGCGAGTGTCGAGAACCTGAAGCGAGTCGCCGATCTTGCCGCAGTCAACAACATTCAGATCGTCCTCGAACCTATCGACCCCATCGAAAATCCGACGATGTATATGAAAAGCGTCAGCCAGGGGTTTGCTATCGTTCGCGATGTGGCAAGTCCGCACGTCAAAGTGTTGTACGACTTCTACCACGAGCAACGCGCAGCCGGAAACCTCATCGAGAAACTCGAACAGAACTTCGATCTTGTCGGCCTCGTCCACATCGCCGACGTGCCCAACCGCAACCAACCTGGTACAGGCGAGATCGACTACGCCAACATCTATAAAAAACTCGCGCAGCTAAAGTACGACAAGTTCATCGCCATGGAGTTCTTTCCGGCGGGCGATCCCCTCACCATACTGAAGGCAGCGCGCTTGCAGGCATTGCATGAGCAAGCCCTTGTAAATCACATATAA
- the asnS gene encoding asparagine--tRNA ligase, with product MEPNATTPAVATIASLSQHEGQTVTLRGWLYNLRASGKLLFPIFRDGTGTIQGIVPKAAVPEAVFETLKSLTLESSLSVTGKVRADSRAPSGYELDVEDVEVIQRVPDETPFPIQLKEAGVDFLMEHRHLWLRTPRQSAILRVRATIMRAAAEYFDTNGFIRTDPPILTPNACEGTSELFEMDYFDDDKAYLTQSGQLYIEATALALGKVYSFGPTFRAEKSKTRRHLTEFWMIEPEVAYAGLDDIMDLAEAFITHIVSRVLESHRADLKVIGRDVTKLEPILTAQAAPEPGAPGLASETWDRGATTAKFPRLSYDEAHAMLEKAFAEGKLENPHQYGDDFGSPDETYISSQFDRPVMVHRYPAAIKAFYMQPDPTDPSKALCVDVLAPEGYGEIIGGSQRVDSYDLLKSRIEEHNLPLAAFQWYLDLRKYGSVPHAGFGMGIERVVAWLCGLDHVRETIPFARTLNRIYP from the coding sequence ATGGAACCGAATGCCACTACCCCGGCCGTAGCCACCATCGCCTCCCTCTCGCAGCACGAAGGCCAGACCGTCACGCTGCGCGGCTGGCTCTACAACCTGCGCGCATCGGGCAAGCTCCTCTTCCCCATCTTCCGCGACGGCACCGGCACCATTCAGGGCATCGTCCCCAAGGCCGCTGTTCCCGAAGCGGTCTTCGAGACGCTCAAGAGCCTCACGCTCGAATCCAGCCTCAGCGTCACCGGCAAGGTCCGTGCCGACAGCCGCGCCCCCTCGGGCTACGAGCTTGATGTTGAAGACGTCGAAGTCATCCAGCGCGTCCCCGACGAAACCCCCTTCCCCATCCAGCTCAAAGAAGCTGGCGTCGACTTCCTCATGGAGCACCGCCACCTCTGGCTCCGCACCCCGCGCCAGTCGGCCATCCTGCGCGTCCGCGCCACCATCATGCGCGCAGCGGCGGAGTATTTCGACACCAACGGCTTCATCCGCACCGACCCGCCCATCCTCACGCCCAACGCCTGCGAAGGCACGAGTGAGTTGTTCGAGATGGACTACTTCGACGACGACAAGGCCTACCTCACGCAGTCCGGCCAGCTCTACATCGAAGCCACCGCGCTCGCTCTCGGCAAGGTCTACAGCTTCGGCCCGACGTTCCGCGCCGAAAAATCGAAGACCCGCCGACACCTCACCGAGTTCTGGATGATCGAGCCCGAGGTAGCCTACGCCGGCCTCGACGACATCATGGACCTCGCCGAAGCCTTCATCACCCACATCGTTAGCCGTGTCTTAGAGTCGCACCGAGCCGACCTCAAAGTGATAGGCCGCGACGTAACCAAGCTAGAACCCATCCTCACCGCACAAGCAGCCCCAGAACCGGGTGCCCCAGGTCTCGCATCTGAGACCTGGGATAGAGGCGCCACCACAGCCAAATTTCCCAGACTGTCCTACGACGAAGCCCACGCCATGCTCGAAAAAGCCTTCGCCGAAGGCAAGCTCGAAAACCCGCACCAGTACGGCGACGACTTCGGCTCCCCCGACGAGACCTACATCTCCAGCCAGTTCGACCGCCCGGTCATGGTCCATCGCTACCCCGCCGCCATCAAGGCCTTCTACATGCAGCCCGACCCCACCGACCCATCAAAAGCCCTCTGCGTCGACGTCCTCGCCCCCGAGGGCTACGGCGAAATCATCGGCGGCTCGCAACGCGTCGATAGTTACGACTTACTCAAGTCCCGCATCGAAGAGCACAACCTCCCGCTCGCCGCCTTCCAGTGGTACCTCGATCTGCGCAAATACGGCAGCGTCCCCCACGCCGGCTTCGGAATGGGCATCGAGCGAGTCGTAGCCTGGCTCTGCGGCCTCGACCACGTCCGCGAAACCATCCCCTTCGCCAGAACCCTTAACAGAATTTATCCGTGA